One stretch of Serinicoccus hydrothermalis DNA includes these proteins:
- a CDS encoding cation:proton antiporter: MTSDLVFLLGGAVLLVAVALPSLLTRAWLSAPVILIVVGALVGLLPVGSQFAFDPTNQRETIEHVTEFTVLVALMGVGLALDRPLSWRNRASWRTWKATWTLLGIAMPLTIAGVFLLGWWGLGLGAAQALLLGAVLSPTDPVLASDVQVAGPATRHRGEDERDEDGDDVLAEELGEDEIVDDDEVRFALTSEAGLNDALAFPFVYAAIFLATLGPVTAWGWRWLAWDLVGRIVIGLVVGLAVGWLLAHVAFRSRRQVLRLAEQGEALLALAAMLLAYGVAEVAQGYGFLAVFVCAMTIRSQARRHEFHEHMHGVIERLERVLTLVVLLFVGIALTDGALEDLDWRGVLVGVALVAVVRPVSGWVALAVGRWRLADEAHRPLAGRERAITAFFGIRGVGTLYYLAYALSEASWTGERWLWSTCVFTVVLSVVVHGVLVTPVMTRLERDRERLSARP; this comes from the coding sequence ATGACCTCGGACCTGGTCTTCCTGCTCGGCGGCGCCGTGCTCCTCGTCGCCGTCGCCCTCCCCAGCCTGCTCACCCGCGCCTGGCTGTCCGCTCCGGTCATCCTCATCGTGGTCGGCGCGCTCGTCGGGCTGCTGCCGGTCGGCTCGCAGTTCGCCTTCGACCCGACGAACCAGCGGGAGACCATCGAGCACGTGACCGAGTTCACCGTCCTGGTCGCGCTCATGGGCGTGGGCCTGGCGCTGGACCGGCCGCTGTCCTGGCGCAACCGGGCGTCGTGGCGGACGTGGAAGGCCACCTGGACGCTGCTCGGGATCGCGATGCCGCTCACCATCGCCGGGGTCTTCCTGCTCGGGTGGTGGGGGCTCGGGCTGGGTGCCGCGCAGGCGCTGCTCCTCGGGGCCGTGCTCTCGCCGACCGACCCGGTGCTGGCCAGCGACGTGCAGGTCGCGGGGCCCGCCACCCGGCACAGGGGTGAGGACGAGCGCGACGAGGACGGTGACGACGTCCTCGCCGAGGAGCTCGGTGAGGACGAGATCGTCGACGACGACGAGGTGCGCTTCGCCCTGACCTCCGAGGCCGGGCTCAACGACGCGCTGGCCTTCCCTTTCGTCTACGCCGCGATCTTCCTGGCCACCCTCGGACCCGTCACGGCGTGGGGGTGGCGCTGGCTGGCCTGGGACCTGGTCGGCAGGATCGTCATCGGGCTCGTCGTGGGGCTGGCCGTGGGCTGGCTCCTCGCCCACGTCGCGTTCCGCTCGCGCCGGCAGGTGCTGCGCCTGGCCGAGCAGGGCGAGGCGCTGCTGGCGCTGGCGGCCATGCTGCTGGCCTACGGGGTCGCCGAGGTGGCGCAGGGCTACGGCTTCCTGGCGGTCTTCGTCTGCGCGATGACGATCCGTTCGCAGGCTCGTCGGCACGAGTTCCACGAGCACATGCACGGAGTCATCGAGCGGCTGGAACGGGTGCTCACCCTGGTGGTGCTGCTCTTCGTCGGCATCGCCCTCACCGACGGTGCGCTGGAGGACCTGGACTGGCGCGGCGTGCTCGTGGGGGTCGCCCTCGTGGCGGTCGTCCGTCCGGTCTCCGGCTGGGTGGCGCTGGCCGTGGGCCGCTGGCGCCTGGCCGACGAGGCGCACCGCCCGCTCGCCGGGCGCGAGCGGGCGATCACCGCCTTCTTCGGCATCCGGGGCGTGGGGACGCTCTACTACCTCGCGTATGCCCTGTCCGAGGCGAGCTGGACCGGCGAGCGGTGGCTCTGGTCCACCTGTGTCTTCACCGTGGTGCTCTCCGTGGTCGTCCACGGGGTGCTGGTCACCCCGGTCATGACCCGGCTGGAGCGCGACCGGGAGCGGCTCAGCGCACGTCCATGA